A stretch of Microbacterium sp. 4R-513 DNA encodes these proteins:
- a CDS encoding PucR family transcriptional regulator: protein MDKTETLAWLRRISGDLATVTIKRLEDTLPWYAEMPPARRSAVGLVAQAGITSFISWYDDPNSTPWIAADIFAAAPRELLRSVSLQQTLQLIRVTVEVTEERVASKSEDLREAMLLYSREVAFAAADVYARAAETRGLWDARLEALVVDSILTGEADEELPSRIAALGWHGHGEVAVLVGTTPPMLDIDQLRRTSRKLGVDVLIGVQGSRLVLVLGRAELPARSEELTAELPFPEIARRLEPGFGAGHLVLGPAVPALVDASQSARASLAGFAVARAWRHAPRPVEADDLLPERALAGDPLAKQTLVERIYRPLQQHSADLVATLWSYLDNGRSLEATARELFVHPNTVRYRLKRVSEVIGWDATGPREALILQTALILGSIGTDTTRRRPPASRRPHG, encoded by the coding sequence ATGGACAAGACCGAGACGCTCGCCTGGCTGCGGCGCATCTCGGGTGATCTCGCGACGGTCACCATCAAGCGGCTGGAGGACACGCTCCCCTGGTACGCGGAGATGCCGCCGGCGCGACGGTCGGCGGTGGGGCTCGTCGCCCAGGCGGGCATCACGTCGTTCATCTCGTGGTACGACGACCCCAACTCCACGCCCTGGATCGCGGCCGACATCTTCGCCGCGGCTCCTCGTGAGCTGCTTCGCAGCGTCAGCCTTCAGCAGACGCTGCAGCTGATCCGCGTCACGGTCGAGGTGACCGAGGAGCGTGTCGCCAGCAAGAGCGAGGATCTGCGGGAGGCGATGCTCCTCTACTCGCGAGAGGTGGCCTTCGCGGCGGCCGACGTCTACGCCCGTGCGGCCGAGACGCGCGGGCTCTGGGATGCGCGCCTCGAGGCGCTCGTCGTCGACTCGATCCTCACGGGCGAAGCCGACGAGGAGCTGCCGAGCCGCATCGCGGCCCTCGGCTGGCACGGTCACGGCGAGGTCGCGGTGCTCGTGGGGACCACTCCCCCGATGCTCGACATCGATCAGCTGCGACGCACCTCGCGCAAGCTCGGCGTCGATGTCCTCATCGGCGTGCAGGGATCGCGACTCGTGCTCGTGCTCGGACGTGCCGAGCTTCCCGCCCGGAGCGAGGAGCTGACCGCCGAGCTGCCCTTCCCCGAGATCGCCCGGCGCCTGGAACCCGGCTTCGGTGCGGGCCACCTCGTGCTCGGGCCGGCCGTGCCGGCCCTCGTCGACGCGAGCCAGAGCGCCCGGGCGTCGCTCGCCGGCTTCGCCGTGGCACGCGCGTGGCGTCACGCCCCGCGCCCCGTCGAGGCGGACGACCTGCTGCCCGAGCGCGCCCTCGCGGGAGACCCGCTCGCCAAGCAGACGCTGGTCGAGAGGATCTACCGCCCTCTGCAGCAGCACAGCGCGGACCTCGTCGCGACGCTGTGGAGCTACCTCGACAACGGCCGGTCGCTCGAGGCCACGGCGCGCGAGCTGTTCGTGCACCCGAACACCGTCAGGTACCGGCTCAAGCGCGTGTCGGAGGTGATCGGGTGGGATGCCACAGGCCCGCGCGAGGCGCTGATCCTGCAGACCGCTCTCATCCTCGGCTCCATCGGCACCGACACGACGCGGCGACGGCCCCCGGCATCCCGTCGCCCGCACGGATGA
- the aceE gene encoding pyruvate dehydrogenase (acetyl-transferring), homodimeric type — protein sequence MTVNDQDPYSQGPLDSDPEETSEWQESLQQLVKAKGSGRGREIMLSLLQKSHELQLNVPQVPTTDYINTIAPENEPEFPGDEELERRYRRWIRWNAAITVHRAQRPGIGVGGHISTYASSASLYEVGFNHFFRGLDDPSGGDQIFIQGHASPGIYARSFLEGRLSSDQLDGFRQEKSKAPNGIPSYPHPRLMPDYWQFPTVSMGLGPVNAIYQAMTNKYLTNRGIKDLSNSRVWAFLGDGEMDEVESRGQLQVAANEGLDNLTFVVNCNLQRLDGPVRGNGKIIQELESFFRGAGWNVIKVVWGSGWDQLLANDTDGALVHLMNTTPDGDFQTYRAEDGKFIRDHFFGRDERTAALVKDWSDEDIWGNLRRGGLDYRKVYAAYKAATEHKGQPTVILAKTIKGYGLGHHFEGRNATHQMKKMTLEDLKHFRDSMRIPISDQQLEENPYLPPYFHPGGEDETVQYMIERRRALGGFLPERRSHHVPITLPGDESYALPKKGSGTQEIATTMAFVRLLKDLLRAKDFGHRIVPIIPDEARTFGMDAYFPTAKIYNPHGQNYTSVDRELLLAYKESPQGQILHVGINEAGAVAAFTGTATSYSTHGEPLIPVYVFYSMFGFQRTGDAQWAAGDQMARGFIIGATAGRTTLTGEGLQHADGHSQLLASTNPATVSYDPAYGYEIAHIVRSGLERMYGGNHPDPNVMYYLTVYNEPLVQPAEPEGVDVEGIVRGIHRISSPEGEGARAQILASGVGVPWALEAQQLLRDDWGVQADVWSVTSWSELRRDGLAADEHNFLHPDQEPRTAYITEKLRDTPGPVIAVSDWMHAVQDQIRPWVQHRFATLGADGFGFSDTRPAARRFFKIDGPSVVVRTLQALAEDGVVDRGLAAQAIEKYRLHDVSAGTSGNAGGES from the coding sequence GTGACTGTCAACGATCAGGATCCGTACTCCCAGGGCCCGCTCGACAGCGACCCGGAAGAGACCTCAGAGTGGCAGGAGTCCCTGCAGCAGCTCGTGAAGGCGAAGGGATCCGGTCGTGGCCGCGAGATCATGCTCAGCCTTCTGCAGAAGTCCCACGAGCTGCAGCTCAACGTCCCGCAGGTCCCCACGACGGACTACATCAACACGATCGCGCCCGAGAACGAGCCCGAGTTCCCCGGTGACGAGGAGCTCGAGCGCCGGTACCGCCGCTGGATCCGCTGGAACGCCGCGATCACGGTGCACCGCGCGCAGCGCCCCGGCATCGGCGTCGGCGGTCACATCTCGACGTACGCCTCGTCCGCGTCGCTCTACGAGGTCGGCTTCAACCACTTCTTCCGGGGCCTCGACGACCCGTCGGGCGGCGACCAGATCTTCATCCAGGGTCACGCCTCCCCCGGCATCTACGCCCGCTCCTTCCTCGAGGGCCGCCTGAGCTCCGACCAGCTCGACGGCTTCCGGCAGGAGAAGTCGAAGGCGCCGAACGGCATCCCGTCGTATCCGCACCCGCGTCTCATGCCGGACTACTGGCAGTTCCCCACCGTCTCGATGGGACTCGGCCCCGTCAACGCCATCTACCAGGCGATGACGAACAAGTACCTCACCAACCGCGGGATCAAGGACCTCTCGAACTCGCGGGTGTGGGCGTTCCTCGGCGACGGCGAGATGGACGAGGTCGAGAGCCGCGGCCAGCTTCAGGTCGCGGCGAACGAGGGCCTCGACAACCTGACCTTCGTCGTCAACTGCAACCTGCAGCGCCTCGACGGACCGGTGCGCGGCAACGGCAAGATCATCCAGGAGCTCGAGAGCTTCTTCCGCGGCGCGGGCTGGAACGTCATCAAGGTCGTGTGGGGCAGCGGCTGGGACCAGCTGCTCGCCAACGACACCGACGGCGCGCTCGTGCACCTCATGAACACGACCCCCGACGGCGACTTCCAGACGTACCGCGCCGAGGACGGCAAGTTCATCCGCGACCACTTCTTCGGGCGCGACGAGCGCACGGCCGCCCTCGTGAAGGACTGGTCGGACGAGGACATCTGGGGCAACCTCCGCCGCGGCGGCCTGGACTACCGCAAGGTCTACGCGGCCTACAAGGCGGCCACCGAGCACAAGGGCCAGCCGACCGTCATCCTCGCCAAGACGATCAAGGGCTACGGCCTCGGGCACCACTTCGAGGGCCGCAATGCGACCCACCAGATGAAGAAGATGACGCTCGAGGACCTCAAGCACTTCCGCGACTCGATGCGCATCCCGATCTCCGACCAGCAGCTGGAGGAGAACCCCTACCTGCCGCCGTACTTCCACCCGGGTGGCGAGGACGAGACGGTCCAGTACATGATCGAGCGCCGGCGCGCGCTCGGCGGGTTCCTGCCCGAGCGCCGCTCGCACCACGTGCCGATCACGCTTCCCGGCGACGAGTCCTACGCGCTGCCGAAGAAGGGCTCGGGCACGCAGGAGATCGCGACGACCATGGCGTTCGTCCGGCTCCTGAAGGACCTCCTCCGGGCCAAGGACTTCGGCCACCGCATCGTGCCGATCATCCCCGACGAGGCCCGCACCTTCGGCATGGACGCGTACTTCCCCACGGCGAAGATCTACAACCCGCACGGCCAGAACTACACCTCGGTCGACCGCGAGCTGCTCCTCGCCTATAAGGAGAGCCCGCAGGGCCAGATCCTGCACGTCGGCATCAACGAGGCCGGGGCGGTCGCCGCCTTCACCGGCACGGCGACGTCGTACTCGACGCACGGCGAGCCGCTCATCCCGGTCTACGTCTTCTACTCGATGTTCGGCTTCCAGCGCACGGGCGACGCCCAGTGGGCCGCGGGTGACCAGATGGCACGCGGCTTCATCATCGGCGCGACGGCCGGTCGCACCACGCTCACCGGTGAGGGCCTCCAGCACGCCGACGGGCACTCACAGCTCCTCGCATCGACGAACCCGGCGACCGTGTCGTACGACCCGGCATACGGCTACGAGATCGCGCACATCGTGCGCTCGGGTCTCGAGCGGATGTACGGCGGCAACCACCCCGACCCCAACGTCATGTACTACCTCACGGTGTACAACGAGCCGCTCGTCCAGCCGGCCGAGCCCGAGGGCGTCGACGTCGAGGGCATCGTCCGCGGCATCCACCGCATCTCGAGCCCCGAGGGTGAAGGCGCGCGCGCCCAGATCCTCGCGTCCGGCGTCGGCGTGCCGTGGGCGCTCGAGGCGCAGCAGCTGCTCCGCGACGACTGGGGCGTGCAGGCGGATGTCTGGTCGGTGACCTCGTGGTCGGAGTTGCGTCGCGACGGCCTCGCCGCCGACGAGCACAACTTCCTGCACCCCGACCAGGAGCCGCGCACCGCGTACATCACCGAGAAGCTCCGCGACACCCCCGGCCCCGTCATCGCGGTGAGCGACTGGATGCACGCCGTCCAGGACCAGATCCGTCCGTGGGTGCAGCACCGCTTCGCGACGCTCGGCGCCGACGGCTTCGGCTTCTCGGACACCCGTCCGGCGGCACGCCGCTTCTTCAAGATCGACGGTCCGTCGGTCGTCGTGCGGACGCTCCAGGCGCTGGCCGAGGACGGCGTCGTCGACCGCGGGCTCGCGGCGCAGGCGATCGAGAAGTACCGCCTGCACGACGTGAGCGCCGGCACGAGCGGCAACGCGGGCGGCGAGAGCTGA
- a CDS encoding peroxiredoxin — MAIETGDQAPDFTLPRAGGGTVTLSEAWNEGPVALVFFPFAFSGRCQGELCELRDNIAVFDDAKVRIIGISVDSHHSLHAWAEEQGYTFDLVSDFWPHGDVAQAYGVFLHERGMANRASFLIDRGGVVRWSVVTDPGTSRPLAGYREAIAAL, encoded by the coding sequence ATGGCGATCGAGACCGGAGACCAGGCACCCGACTTCACGCTTCCCCGCGCGGGCGGCGGAACCGTGACCCTCAGCGAGGCGTGGAACGAGGGCCCGGTCGCGCTCGTGTTCTTCCCCTTCGCCTTCTCCGGCCGATGCCAGGGCGAGCTCTGCGAGCTGCGCGACAACATCGCGGTCTTCGACGACGCGAAGGTGCGGATCATCGGGATCTCGGTCGACAGCCACCACTCGCTCCACGCGTGGGCCGAGGAGCAGGGGTACACCTTCGATCTCGTGTCCGACTTCTGGCCGCACGGTGACGTGGCTCAGGCGTACGGCGTCTTCCTGCACGAACGGGGCATGGCCAACCGGGCGAGCTTCCTGATCGACCGGGGCGGCGTGGTGCGGTGGAGTGTCGTGACCGACCCCGGCACATCGCGTCCGCTCGCCGGCTATCGCGAGGCGATCGCGGCGCTCTGA
- a CDS encoding amino acid permease has translation MSVLRTKSVEQAIADTDEPEFRLKKSLSALDLTVFGVGVVIGAGIFTLTGRAAHDVAGPAIVVSFVVAAIACTLAALCYAEFASTVPVAGSAYTFSYSSLGELFAWIIGWDLILEMFLGASVVAQGWSAYLGTLMSQLGAPIPEAIGYGGTVDLMAILLVVVLGALMTFGIKESLRVNLVLVAVKIFIVLFVIVAGLLFVNPANWDPFVPPAQPTEATSGLTQPLLQFFSGIEPTAFGVGGIFAGAALVFFAYIGFDVVATTAEETRNPQRDMPIGIIASLLICTLLYCAVSLVVTGMVPYQDLDPAAALANAFVYHGADWMATLISAGAVAGLTTVVLTLLIGATRIIFAMSRDALLPAALAKVHPRFRTPWVISIVVTAIVAVVAGFTPIGLLEEMVNIGTLSAFVLVSVGVIVLRRKRPDLKRSFKVPLNPWLPGLSALVCLYLMLNLTVETWLRFLIWLVVGFVIYFAYSRRHSRVGQPGYEEFALPHVVSHERGERDDDPRR, from the coding sequence ATGAGCGTTCTGAGGACGAAGTCGGTCGAGCAGGCCATCGCCGACACGGACGAACCGGAGTTCCGCCTGAAGAAGTCGCTCAGCGCCCTCGACCTCACCGTGTTCGGGGTCGGCGTCGTCATCGGCGCGGGCATCTTCACCCTCACCGGCCGAGCCGCGCACGACGTCGCAGGTCCCGCGATCGTCGTGAGCTTCGTCGTGGCGGCGATCGCATGCACGCTGGCGGCCCTGTGCTACGCGGAGTTCGCGTCCACCGTGCCCGTGGCGGGCTCGGCGTACACCTTCTCGTACTCGTCGCTGGGCGAGCTCTTCGCCTGGATCATCGGCTGGGACCTGATTCTCGAGATGTTCCTCGGCGCGAGTGTCGTCGCCCAGGGCTGGAGCGCGTATCTCGGCACGCTGATGAGCCAGCTCGGAGCGCCCATCCCGGAGGCGATCGGCTACGGCGGCACCGTGGATCTCATGGCGATCCTGCTCGTCGTCGTCCTCGGGGCGCTCATGACGTTCGGCATCAAGGAGTCGCTGCGGGTCAACCTCGTGCTCGTCGCCGTGAAGATCTTCATCGTGCTCTTCGTCATCGTCGCCGGGCTGCTCTTCGTCAACCCCGCCAACTGGGACCCGTTCGTACCGCCCGCGCAGCCGACCGAGGCGACCTCGGGACTGACTCAGCCGCTCCTGCAGTTCTTCTCGGGCATCGAGCCCACGGCGTTCGGAGTGGGCGGCATCTTCGCCGGCGCGGCGCTGGTGTTCTTCGCCTACATCGGCTTCGACGTCGTCGCCACCACCGCCGAGGAGACCCGCAACCCGCAGCGCGACATGCCGATCGGCATCATCGCCTCGCTGCTCATCTGCACGCTGCTGTACTGCGCGGTGTCGCTCGTCGTGACCGGGATGGTGCCGTATCAGGATCTCGACCCCGCCGCGGCGCTGGCCAACGCCTTCGTGTACCACGGCGCGGACTGGATGGCGACGCTCATCTCGGCCGGCGCGGTCGCGGGCCTCACTACCGTCGTCCTGACCCTGCTCATCGGCGCCACCCGCATCATCTTCGCGATGTCGCGCGACGCGCTGCTGCCGGCGGCCCTCGCGAAGGTGCACCCGAGGTTCCGCACCCCCTGGGTCATCTCGATCGTCGTCACCGCCATCGTCGCCGTGGTGGCCGGCTTCACGCCGATCGGGCTCCTCGAGGAGATGGTGAACATCGGCACGCTCTCCGCGTTCGTCCTCGTCTCGGTGGGTGTCATCGTGCTGCGCCGCAAGCGCCCCGACCTGAAGCGCAGCTTCAAGGTGCCGCTCAACCCGTGGCTCCCCGGGCTCTCGGCCCTGGTCTGCCTCTACCTCATGCTCAACCTCACGGTCGAGACGTGGCTGCGGTTTCTCATCTGGCTGGTGGTCGGCTTCGTGATCTACTTCGCCTACTCGCGTCGCCACTCCCGCGTCGGCCAGCCCGGATACGAGGAGTTCGCGCTGCCGCACGTCGTCTCGCACGAGCGCGGCGAGAGGGACGACGATCCGCGCCGCTGA